In a single window of the Zea mays cultivar B73 chromosome 5, Zm-B73-REFERENCE-NAM-5.0, whole genome shotgun sequence genome:
- the LOC100284415 gene encoding U-box domain-containing protein 9: MAKPTPVASAEEAAAMRRRLRRLVAAVAAGSADAEAFDEAAEALAKLRDAELGPRKDRTGDGRENKRSTEAAVPEHFLCPISSEIMRDPVVLASGQTYDRRFIQEWLSAGNRTCPQTQQVLSNTIITPNHLVRSMISQWCTDNGITLPPVENQDEDLVTNNERETFRKLFERIVSSSSDLSEQREAIKELRLRTKCNSSLRAAIGERPDSISQMISVASSPELENSAEVVEDTVTAILNLSIHESNKKIIGDDPLAVPFLIKALQSGTMEARSNAAAAIFSLSALDGNKARIGELGAMRPLVELLEHGSTAARKDAASAIFNLCTLHENKSRATKSGAVDVTLRAVACAGDGSGSGSLVDESLAVLALLSGDHEAVEEVGETGGVASMLHVVKDDPCKRNKENAAAVLFAVCVYDRTRLREVAEHEKLNGSLGWLARNGTSRARRKAAGILDKMKRSMHHPHYSC; encoded by the exons ATGGCGAAGCCGACGCCGGTGGCCTCGGCAGAGGAGGCGGCGGCGATGCGGCGCCGGCTGAGGCGCCTGGTGGCCGCGGTGGCGGCCGGGAGCGCCGACGCCGAGGCCTTCGACGAGGCTGCAGAGGCGCTCGCCAAGCTCAGGGACGCCGAGCTTGGCCCCCGCAAGGACAGGACCGGCGACGGCCGGGAGAACAAGCGCAGCACGGAGGCCGCCGTGCCGGAGCACTTCCTTTGCCCCATCTCCTCAGAGATCATGAGGGATCCCGTCGTCCTCGCCTCCGGCCAG ACGTATGATCGTCGTTTCATTCAAGAATGGTTAAGCGCTGGAAACCGGACATGCCCACAGACTCAACAAGTCCTTTCGAACACAATTATCACCCCGAACCACCTTGTGAGAAGCATGATCTCACAGTGGTGCACAGACAACGGGATCACTCTGCCACCGGTTGAGAACCAAGATGAAGATCTGGTTACAAACAATGAGCGGGAGACATTTCGTAAACTGTTTGAGAGGATCGTATCGTCGTCGTCAGACCTGTCTGAGCAGAGGGAAGCCATTAAAGAGCTCAGGCTGCGGACTAAGTGCAACAGTTCACTAAGAGCAGCGATAGGAGAGAGACCGGATTCAATCTCGCAGATGATTTCCGTAGCGTCCAGCCCAGAGCTAGAAAACAGTGCAGAAGTTGTGGAGGATACGGTGACAGCTATCCTTAATCTCTCTATCCACGAGAGCAACAAGAAGATCATTGGAGACGACCCACTGGCAGTCCCGTTCCTGATCAAGGCCTTACAGTCAGGAACCATGGAGGCCCGGAGcaacgccgccgccgccatctTCAGCCTATCCGCGCTGGACGGCAACAAGGCGAGGATCGGCGAGCTCGGCGCGATGAGGCCGCTGGTGGAGCTCCTCGAGCACGGCAGCACGGCAGCGAGGAAAGACGCGGCCTCGGCCATCTTCAACCTGTGCACGCTGCACGAGAACAAGTCGCGGGCCACCAAGAGCGGGGCCGTCGACGTGACGCTGAGGGCCGTCGCCTGCGCCGGGGACGGCTCTGGCTCCGGCTCGCTGGTGGACGAGTCTCTGGCCGTCCTCGCGCTGCTGTCGGGCGACCACGAGGCGGTGGAGGAGGTCGGCGAGACGGGCGGCGTGGCCTCCATGCTCCACGTCGTGAAGGACGACCCGTGCAAGCGCAACAAGGAGAACGCGGCGGCCGTGCTCTTCGCGGTCTGCGTGTACGACCGCACCAGGCTGCGGGAGGTCGCCGAGCACGAGAAGCTGAACGGGTCCCTGGGCTGGCTCGCGCGGAACGGCACGTCGAGGGCGCGGCGCAAGGCCGCCGGGATCCTCGACAAGATGAAGAGGTCCATGCACCACCCGCACTACTCCTGCTAG